Genomic DNA from Desulfuromonas sp.:
ATTGATGTTTAAGGGATCTTGCTGGAGTACAACGCATCAAACCATTAACCAAAAGGACCTGGCCGAAAAGATATGCAATGGATCGAACGTTTGGAGACCGGTTTTGCCGATATTGACAGTCAGCATCGGGAGCTTTTCAACAAGTTTGGCGCTTTTTTGGATGCGCATGAAAAAGGAGAAAGAAAAGAGGTCGTTTTTGAGCTGTTTACATACCTCAAGCGCTATGTTCAGGAGCATTTCCAGACTGAAGAAAAGTATATGAAAGAATACCATTATCCGAAAATGGCGGAGCATGTTGAAGAGCACCACAAGCTCATCGCCACGGTAAAAGATTTTGAACTCCGCTACAGCGAGGAAGGCTTCAGCGACAGTTTAACCGAAGATATCAGGAAAGTGCTGACCGACTGGTTGCTTGACCATATTGTGAAAACGGATATGGAGCTCGGTTTTTACCTGAAGAGCGATTGATAGAGGAGCAAACCGGGGGGCAGATCTTCACTTGTGACATTTCGAGCCTGTTCGTTCGGATCAGAAGGTTGTCGACGGTGGGTTGTCGATCGGCCTGAATATAGTCATGAACGGTAAGAATTGGTTCACTGGATGATTTCAGGGCCTGGTTTGTCAAATGTGAAGATCTGACCACTCTTCCTAAAAAACAGGGCCTGCAGATTGATCTGCAGGCCCTGTTGACGTCTCATCCGTGACTCACATTCCCGGTGAAAATTTACTTCAAAACGGTATCGACTTTATTAATGCCGAACATGATCATGATAGATGGCGTCTCTTCGGGGTCGGCGGGATCGGTAGTAGGGTCGATATCAGCAGCAATGAAAGCGCCATTTCTGACCTGACCGATATCGCCTGTCGGGAGAGTCAGGTTGCCATTGGCGGGGTCGACCGAGTAGATAGCGGGAGTGGGGATTGCCCCTGAAGTGCCGTCTGAATCAGCCCAGGTTCCGGTTATTGAATGTGTTGTGGTATCGGCCGTCATCAGAATTTCCGATGTGTATGTGTAGATGCTGGTCGTTGGCGGTGGCTGAGGGTTATCAACTGCGAACTGGCCAGCGGTATAATCGCCGTCCAAATCATTTTGGTTCTCCTTGAAGCCGATCGTTCCGCTCATAAAGCCATCAGTCCCCGGATCGTCGTCGGCGAATACGACTACTGAACCGGAATAATTGACCTGACCGATCATAGTACCGTCAATCGTCAGTTCGCCGTTGGCGGCAACAGTATAAGGCACGGGCGCAGGTGGTGTAATGTTACCATCGGAATCTTCATAAGAAGTAATAGTAGCTGTACCGGAACCATCAAAATTGACGTCGATCACCGCAGTGGTTGCCGTCGTGCCGTCGCCGCCGGCTTCAACAAAGCGAAAATCTCCTTGCAAATCTACCTCGGAAAGTGTGGTAACGGTCGTGTCGATCTTTCCAACTCCGGCACTTATGTGGATAGAACCATCGCTGTCATCGTTGTCATAAGTGAGCAGCAGGCTCCCGTCGGTCTGTCCCTTTACGAAAAAAGTCGGATTATTGAGCGGGTCGGGATAAAGACGAAACTCACCATTTTCAGCGAGTTTGTAGGTGAAGGGCCCGGTGTCGGACGTATTGGTGACACCCTGGTAAGTGCCGGTGCCATCACCTTCAAAAGTCAGGTCGAATATGTTCACACCACCACCACTCACACTAGCGCCGTATTCAATAAAACGATACTCGCCGTTCAGAGCCGATTCAAAGCCACCGACAAAACCGACACTGCCACCACTCCCACCGCCGCCGCACGCGACCAGCAGTGAACCCACAGCTACCAAACCAACAATAAATTTAACGTAGCGCATCACACTCTCCTTTGATTGAATAAATAGAAAAATTTTCGCATAAACAAACCCCGGTTTTCAATAGGATTAATATTTCCCAATAAGAGGGATTTTGTACCATATTTAATGCGGGATCGAGACGCTTTTCTGCTCGTCGATGCGGTCATTGATGCTTGGCGGGGGCGCTATTTTGTCGGGCCTGGCAGCCGATTGGCCGGATGAATGGAGCGGCTTTCGCCTGGTGTAAGGTGAAGAGTGTTTCTGGCCGGTTTGACAATATTATTAAGCATGTTTAACTATAATAACAATCGCTGCCAGCAGACTTGGGGAAATCCAGGGCTGCGGAGTTGCTGTTCGACAGCAGGGTGTGAATTTTCGACGTTTGTGGCCTTTTCTTAATATTTTCCTGGGATCTGTCGCCATTACCGGGGGACAGGTTCTTTTATTTGCATGATGATTTCATAAATCTGCGGTGGAGAAGGTGGAGGACTATGGGCTTAAGAGTATTTATCGTCGAGGATGAAGAGAGTATCCGGGATTCGCTGCAGATGCATCTTGAGGATCAGGGGCATGAGGTTTTAACCTGTGCTCGTCCGTCGGAGTGCCGCGTATTTTCAGGACACGAGTGTGATAAAAATTTCCCCTGTGGCCATGCCTTGTTTGTCGACTATTTTATGCCCGAGATGACCGGCCTGGATTTTATCGAAAGCATGGAGAAGGGTGGTTGCAAGGGGGTAACACGTAACAAAATAATTATGACCGGTGACTCAACGGCAGTTGATATCGACAAGGCTGAGAGTCTTGGCTGTCAGGTTGTACAGAAACCTTTGACCCTGGATAAACTGGATAAGATTATTGCAAGAATTGAGTCGAAAATTGATCCAGGTGAAAAGCTGGCGGATATATCAAAATACAATTGAATAGATACTTTGCCGCCTTATTGCCCGCCAGGACTGGCGGTATTTATCGATTGCTTCACTTCTTCTGAAACCCCGGATAAATCGACCTGATAGCGGTGCGGTGAGATCTTGAGAACCCGGAGCTTTTCGGCCAGACCGGTGCGCATTTCGCTCGCCAGCATCCAGGCATCACCGGGTGAATCGGCCCAGGCCGCAAGCCAGCAGCGGATACCTTCTTTCCCCATACCCATAACCCAGAAACTCGGTTCCTCATGTCGGGCAAAGTGCGGGCACTCGCGCGCAACCTCGATCGCGACACTTTTGACTTTGCCGAGCTCGGTGTCCGGTGCGACCCAGAACTCGATGTAGCACCAGCGATAGTTGTCGCCCAGGGTCAGGCTGATGAATTCCTTGGAGAGCATATCGGAGTTGGGGATGACATAACGGCGCCAGTCCCATCCCTTGATGATGGTATAGATCGGGGTGATGTCCTCAATGGTTCCGTAGTTGCCGTCAACTTCAACGGTATCGCCGATGCGCAGATGGCGCGAAAAGGTTATGACAATGCCGGCAATCAGGTTCTCAATGAAGGGCCGGGATGCCATTCCGACAACAAAACCGGAAGCGGCAACGAGCAGCGAGAAAAGGGTGGCGGGAATCTTGTCGAGAAAAGGAACACTGACCGCAAAAACAATCACCAGGACAATAAACATTGTCGTTGCGTGGCGGATGATACTGAAGCGGAAGTTGAAGCTTTTGGTGCGGGTATCCTGCACGTCCTGCAGGGGTTCGTCGACCGGGGAGCTGGTCGGCACCGCGTGCAGGTAATCATCATCCTCGATGGCGACATGACGTTTCTTTTCGATCTTCTTCAGGAGCCAGCGCACACCGTAGAGAGCTAGCAGGCCGCCGATGATAAGGAGCGTGGTGTAGAGAATATGATTGTATGTCATGGTGGCCGCCGGCTCCCCTCGAGTTCGCTTTAGAGATTTGAAAGTCTGAATGCGTTGCTATTATAGCAATGCGTGATATTAATTTAAACAAGATGTGCGATGACAGGGGCCAGATCTTCACATTTTACATTTTTGCTTTTTTTATAAAAGATCTTCCACAACCGGATGAGGGTATCTTGGTCGGCCTGAAAACAGCTGGCAAAAACTGAATGCCGCCTATTAATTTGATGTCAGCGTTCAATTTGTCAAATGTGAAGATCTGACCCCGATAGGTGGATTTATTTGGCAATACCGTGTAGATTGATAGCAGAGATCGCGGGGGTCGTATTTCGGGGGTCGTATTTTTCTGGTTTGGTTCATTTGCCTGATACGAAGTTGGGAAAAGTTGAAATTACGCGTTAAAACAAACCTGATTTTTCTTGTTGTGCTGGCCGGCTTGTTGTCGACCAGCCTTTATTGGCAGTATCGGCAGCACCAGGCCCTTATCTTCTCGGAAGCGACAGAAAAGGCCGAGATCATTGCCATAGAAGCGACCCGGACCCGCGAGTATCTTTCCGCACAACTGCTGGAGGGGGATATCGAATTAAGCAGCGAGCGGTACGGCATCATCCCGGTCGTTGCGGCAAACAGAATCGGCCAGACCGTTGCCGAGGATCTGACCTACACCATCAAACATACCTCGAATCGCTATCGCAACCCGGCCAATGCCCCGGACGATTATGAAGCAAAGGTTCTTGAAAAACTGGCCGTGAACCCTGATCTTGATCATTTCGCTGAATTGACCACGATTGCCGATACCAGGGTCTTCCGCTATTTGCGGGCCGCTTATGCCGATAGCAGTTGCCTCGAATGTCATGGCGACCCGGCGGAATCACCCCGGTTTTTAAAAGAGATATATCCGCTTGCAGATGATCCGGCTTATCGTTACGTGACCGGTGATATGATCGGTGCCATCTCGATCGCTATTCCGATTGCCGAAATCGAAAAAAGACTCGCCGCCGGCTTCAAAAACACCCTGATCACCACCGGAGTCTTTTTCTGCCTTCTGGTCTTGATCATCGGTTACCTGATCGAACGCACCGTGCTGAAGCCGGTCAACTCATTGGCGGCGGCGATATCCAATCTGCGCCAGACCGGAGAGTTTACCGAGGCTCCGGAGCTGACGGGCAACGATGAGATCAGCGGCCTGGTCGGCTCGTATAACGAAATGATCAGGGAACTTGAACAGAAAACATCACACCTTGAAGAGTCGGAACGCCGTTTCCGCCTGATGACCCAGGTTTCGCAGGACGCCATCGTGGCATTTTTGCCCAACGGTAAAATCTTCCTCTTCAATGAAAATGCCGAACAGCTTTTCGGCTACCAGCAGAATGAAATGCTCGGCGAAACATTGACGAAAATCTTTACCGAAGCCCCGGTTTCCGAAGATAAAAGTCTTGAAGATGCAATCCGTGAGAATGACCTGTCGTGGTTCCATGAAAAACAGACGCTGACCGGTGTTCGCAAAGACCAGTCGGAGGTCATGCTGGAGATGTCTGTCAAGATGGCAGGCACAGCTGACCAGCCTTTCTATATGGCATTCTTCAAGAGAAAGAGCTGATACTCCTTCAGCGTTTCTCCCCTCTACAGGTTTCAGGGGCCATCTTCTTAATAGTCGATGGCTCTTTTTTTGTTTTTCGGCCCGCCGGAATAAGGAGCGACCAGGCGGGATCCTCTCGCTACGATATCGGCCAGGTGGGGACACTATCCGAAGTCCAGGGAAGTGTCCCCCGAACACTGAAGATGATAAAACCGCGCGGTCGCGGCCGCGCACTCCGCCATACTCTTTTATTAAGCCACAAAAGAGTATGCAGAAAACGGCTCCCTTGCAGGGGGCTTTTTTGTTCGGTCTGAATTGTTTCTGTAAAACTGAGCTACCAGGGAGTTTGCCTTGAGGCAAACGCAGTTCGTCTCCGTGGCGGTTGCGGTTGGGCTACGGTTCAGTAATTGCGCTAGCGGGAGCGACCTCAAGAGCTCCGGGGGTGAGTCAAAATCATAATTGGATTCCCCCTTCGGTTAACTCAGGACAGGCAAGAAAAGTAAGGAGCACGCCGGGCGATACCGGCGACCTTGATTTGTTTACGCTTTCGAGGGTGTTGGCTAAAGAGTAAGCTACAGTGTGGACGTAACCTTATGACTCTAATCCTGAATGAAAATAATTAAACCAGGTTGAAACCGCGCGGTCGCGGCCGCGCACTCCGCCATACTCTTTTATTAAGCCATAAAAGAGTATGCAGAAAACGGCTCTCTTGCAGGGGGCTTTTTTGTTCGGTTTAAATTGCCTCTGTCCAACTTTTCTGCCAGGTAGTTTGCCTTGAGGCAAACGCAGTCAGTCTCCGTGGCAGTTGCGGTCGGGCTGCGGTTTATTGATCGCTCTACCGGAAGCGACCTCAAGAGCTCCAGGGGTGAGTCAAAATCATCCATGGATTTCCCCTTCGGCTACTTCGGTGCGCTCAGTACAAGATAACTCAGGGCAGGCGATCGGAGTCGTAAAGTTCGACGGGGACATGACCCGAAGTCCCGGGAAGTGTCCCTTGGACAAATTTTACTGGAATTACGCTTTCAGGGTGAATTAGAAAGGTGTGGCGGAATTTGAGTGAGCACCGCCTGTCTCCGGGAAAGTGCGATGAACCTTTTTTGTACTTCTTGGCCTGCCGGAATAAGGGGTGTCAGGCAGGACCCTCTTGCTACGATATCGGCTTTTTATCTCGTTGTCCAAAATCGATCATGGTGTGTCATGGCACAGGTGACAGCAATCTTCTTGTCACAGACCGGATTGCCGAACCATTGGGAATGATTAATTTGTAATCAGGGTTACGCCTTTCCGGGAAAAAAATCGAAATAATTGTCTGTTATTTGAGCAGAATTTCCTGTCGTTTTTTAAGTTTTTGGTGGCATATATATTGCTATTTTTCTGGGCTTAAATATATTCTTCACTTAAAAAAACTTGTAAAGGTGCCATCGGCCGCTTTATTTTTCTGGGTTGCAAATGAAAATAAGTACGAAAATATTGATCGTGAGCGGTGTTACGACTTTGCTCGCCATTTCCAGTTCTTTCTTTATTATCTCCAGTCACACAAGAGAGCATGCGGCTGCTGATGCCGAAAAAATGGCTCATTTAATACTGGCTCAAAAGCAGGCGGTTATTAAGTATATTGCTGATGATTTGCGCCCGGATCTTTTTGCGACATTGAAAAAAGCCGGTGTCGACAAACCCGAATTTGACCCGATCTGGATGTCTGCCAGTTATGTAAATCGTAAGATGACGGAATATCTCAGGGACCAGGGCTATCGCGATTATTATTATAAAAATGCGGCGATTGAATCGCGGCATCCCGACAACGAAGCCGATTCCTACGAGCGTGAATTCATAAAATCGGTTGAGCAGGAAAGCACAGCCGAAAAAAAGATGATCGTTGAGATTGATGGTGAATCGTACTTTTTCCATCTGCGGAAAAATGATTCTTTATTCTCCCGGCAATGCATGCAATGTCACGGTGAGCCGGAAAATGCTCCGGCCAGGCTCATTGAACTTTACGGTGATAAAAGAAGTTTCCATAAAAAGCCGGGTGCGCTGGCGTCCGTTCTTTCTGTTAAAATTCCGGTTGAGCTCGCCCAAAGCAAAGCGATGAATGATCTGCTGCCATCATTTTTCCTGTTTGCTTCAATCCTTGTTGTTGCCTTGGCTGTCAACTGGATCTATGTCAAGAAAACCGTGGTCACACCGATCGAAATACTGACGGCCAAGGCCCTGAAAATCTCTGAAGACGAGTCGCATCTCGGTGAAACTGTTGATGTCGAAGCATCCGGTGAGGTGGCGATTCTTTCAGACGCCTTTAATTTCATGTCGCTTTCCCTGAAAGTTGAAAGAGACAACCTTGATGATCGGATCAGGGAAAAAACAGCCGACCTTATGACTGCCAATGAACAGTTGAAGGAAAATGAAGAAACGGTACGGCTGTTGATGAATGCCAAGGCGGAAGCGATTTACAGTATTGATCTCGATGGAAACTGTATCTTCTGCAATCAATCCTGCGTAGAGCTTCTCGGATACCAGAGCCAAACTGACTTGCTCGGGGAAAATATTCACGCACTCATCCACAGCGGCGAGGGAGCTGCCGCTGAAAAATCGGCGAGCTGCAGTATTCTCGAAGCCATTTCGCACAAGAAAAAGATTTCCAGAGGAGACGATATCTTCCGGCGGGCCGACGGTGATTATCTCCAGGTCGATTGGTGGGCTCACCCGATCCTGAAGAAGGACGAAGTGATTGGTGCGGTGGTGACTTTTATCGATGTTGCCGACCTGAGAAAGCAGCAGATGAAGGAAGTGCGGGCCAATCAACTCGCCTCGCTCGGGGAGATGGCGGCAGGGGTTGCCCATGAAATCAACAATCCGATTAATGGGATCATCAATTACACCAAGATGCTTGAAATCCATGTTGCCCGGGACGGGCAGGGAGATGATCTACTCAAAAGGATTAATAAGGAGGGCATGCGCATCGCCGATATTGTCAGGAAATTGTTGACGCACGCCCATTATGACACAAGCAAGGTTGAACCCCTGAAGATGCAGGACGTAGTCCAGGATAGCGTTGATCTGCTTAACAAGCAGATTGAAAAAGAGGGGATTCTTCTCGACCTGGAAATGACGGAGGATGAAGTCCGCATCAATGGAAATAAACAGCAACTGGAGCAGGTTTTAATTAACCTGATTTCCAATGCAAAGCATGCGCTTGCAAATAGGTATCCCGATGCGAATGTTGACAAGATACTGCGTATTTCCCTGACGGAAGAGGTCTCTGATGAAAGAAAAGTTGCCAGGATTATTGTCTGGGATCAGGGGTGTGGTATTGATGAGAAGATAATCAGTAAAGTGACAAACCCGTTTTTTACAACAAAAGCTGCTGGCGTCGGTACCGGTCTTGGTCTGAGTATCTCTCAGGATATTGTTTGCAAACATGGCGGAACCCTGCATATCGAGAGCGAGGTTGGCGCCTATACCAAGGTGGTTGTTGAGTTGCCGGCGGCGAGTGTGTAAGCTACAGATCGACAGAACCTTGCCGGGCCTCCGGTGCGTTAAATCCCAAGAGCCGTTTTCTTTAAAGAAGATGGCTCTTTTATTGTCTCAGATAGAGGTGGAATGTGTGTCAGAAAGTGTGCCTGAAGTGCCAGGCTGATCCGTTCTGGCGTAGATGCATTTCTTTAAGTATCTGTTTTTTAATGGATTATATCCTTTGGTATCTAAATTGCTAGACTTCTTCCAGGTGGATTTTTTCCCATTCGTTCAATGGAGACCGGAATGAGTCATCAAGCATTGCAGGATATGCGTGGAAAGATCAGCGAATACGAATACACCATTGAAAAGTTACAGGAGATGGGCCAGGTTGGTATCTGGCGATATGATTTTCAGGAGAATAAAATTGTCTGGAGCGGGGAAATTTTACAGATATTTGAATCGTTGGCCGGCGAATTTAATTATGGATCTTTTCTGAATGCAGTGCATCTGGACGATCAGGAATATGTTGCGAAATACTGGAGTACGGAATTACCTGCTGAAAACTTTGACATCAATCACCGTCTTCTCGTTAACGACAAGCTGAAATGGATTCGGCACAAGGTTGTCCTTGAATGCGACAGCGGCGGGGATGTCGCATCTGTGTGCGGTTTTGTCCAGGATATTACCAATCTGAAGTATCTTGAAGAAAAAGCGGTCCGTTCGGCACAACTTGCGGCGGTCGGCGAGTTTACGACAATGATCGCCCATGAAGTCAATAACCCGCTTTCCGGAATTATCAACTATGCCGAAATCTTTAAAGGCAAGGCCTGCGATGCGTGTGATGATCTCGAGTTAATGGACCGGATCATCTACGAGGGTGAACGGATCTCGGGAGTTGTGAAAAACCTGCTGGCGTTTTCTTACAATTCAAAAGGGGAGAAATGCGCCCGGAACATATCTCATATCATTCGCCATGTCTTAGACCTGATGGCACCTAAGTTCAACCGGAATCAAATCGTAGCTGAACTGATGCTGGATGATAATCTGCCGGATGTTTACTGTAATGCCCAGCAGATCGAACAGGTTATTCTCAACATCCTGAGGAATGCCAACCAGGCGTTGTCGCGTGGGTTACTGCAAGGCGAAGCCGAAAAGCGTGTACATATTCGTGCCGCAGAAAAAACAGTTGACCATAACTCTTATGTTGAATTGCGAATCGCCAACAATGGGCCGAATATCCCGGAGAATATCATCGAAAGGATCCGTGAGCCATTTTATACGACCAAACCGGCCGGCATCGGAACCGGACTCGGCCTGAGTATTTCGAGCGATATATTAAATGACCATAATGGCTTTTTTGCAATCAACAGTGACCCCGGAAAGTACACGGAGATGATTGTCGGCATTCCGGTTTATCTGGATTGAAGGTTCTGCTGCTGTCAGTTTTTTCCGGGCTCTTCGCCCGGGCTGATAAAAAAGAAAGCTTGAATAGTTGTATAAATTTGTTACGATGTTTTATACATGACCAATCTACTCTACAATTAACGCTATTGCGTTTCTAATAAGAAAATCAAGCATATCAACGATTATTTAAAGATCCTGCAGGGGGGTTGGTCTTGTTATTTTCTGTTCTGTCAAAACTAAAAATCAATTCAAGACCGCGCTTTTTGCTGGTCGGTCTCATCGGTCTGATTGCCATTGTCGAATTTCTCGTGATGGGTCTTATCGGAAATATTTCCGGGCTGTCGGTACAAGAAAAAGCCCTTTTCGACACCATGATTTTATCGGCAACAATAACTCCGGCTCTCTATTTCCTTTTATTTAAGCCTCTCCGTGAAAATCTTGATTCGCTGCAAATTGCCCATAGAAAAATAATCGAACAGCAGGACGCCATCGAAAAATCACAGGAGCTGGGGCAGACCGGCACCTGGGAGGTTGATTTCCGCAACGATACGATCAGCGGTTCGGCCCAGGCTTGCCGCATCATGGGCTTGCCGCCCGGAACACCATTCGATTTCCAGATTTTTTTAACAACCGTTCATCCTGAAGATAGACGCTCGGTCAAGTTTGCCTGGAACCGGATGCTTAATGGAAAACCTTACGATATTGAAAAACGTTTTATCGTCAATGACAGTATCAAATGGTTGCGAACCAAGGTGGAAATGGAATTCGATGAAGAGGGTGAACCGCTCAGGGCCATAGGTTTTATTCAGGATATCACCGGGTTCAAGTCTTTACAGGAAAAGGCAATCCGGGCCGGTCAGTTGGCATCGGTGGGCCAGATCTCGGCGATGGTTGCCCATG
This window encodes:
- a CDS encoding mechanosensitive ion channel protein MscS; translated protein: MTYNHILYTTLLIIGGLLALYGVRWLLKKIEKKRHVAIEDDDYLHAVPTSSPVDEPLQDVQDTRTKSFNFRFSIIRHATTMFIVLVIVFAVSVPFLDKIPATLFSLLVAASGFVVGMASRPFIENLIAGIVITFSRHLRIGDTVEVDGNYGTIEDITPIYTIIKGWDWRRYVIPNSDMLSKEFISLTLGDNYRWCYIEFWVAPDTELGKVKSVAIEVARECPHFARHEEPSFWVMGMGKEGIRCWLAAWADSPGDAWMLASEMRTGLAEKLRVLKISPHRYQVDLSGVSEEVKQSINTASPGGQ
- a CDS encoding hemerythrin, with the translated sequence MQWIERLETGFADIDSQHRELFNKFGAFLDAHEKGERKEVVFELFTYLKRYVQEHFQTEEKYMKEYHYPKMAEHVEEHHKLIATVKDFELRYSEEGFSDSLTEDIRKVLTDWLLDHIVKTDMELGFYLKSD